A genomic stretch from Mesoplodon densirostris isolate mMesDen1 chromosome 3, mMesDen1 primary haplotype, whole genome shotgun sequence includes:
- the CNOT8 gene encoding CCR4-NOT transcription complex subunit 8 isoform X1 — MPAALVENSQVICEVWASNLEEEMRKIREIVLSYSYIAMDTEFPGVVVRPIGEFRSSIDYQYQLLRCNVDLLKIIQLGLTFTNEKGEYPSGINTWQFNFKFNLTEDMYSQDSIDLLANSGLQFQKHEEEGIDTLHFAELLMTSGVVLCDNVKWLSFHSGYDFGYMVKLLTDSRLPEEEHEFFHILNLFFPSIYDVKYLMKSCKNLKGGLQEVADQLDLQRIGRQHQAGSDSLLTGMAFFRMKELFFEDSIDDAKYCGRLYGLGTGVAQKQNEDVDSAQEKMSILAIINNMQQ, encoded by the exons ATGCCTGCAGCACTTGTGGAGAACAGCCAGGTCATCTGTGAAGTCTGGGCCAGCAATCTAGAAGAAGAGATGAGGAAGATCCGAGAAATCGTGCTCAGTTACAGTTATATTGCCATG gaCACAGAATTTCCAGGTGTTGTGGTGCGACCCATTGGTGAATTTCGTAGTTCCATAGATTACCAGTATCAGCTTTTACGGTGCAATgttgaccttttaaaaattatccagcTGGGCCTTACATTCACGAATGAGAAGGGAGAATATCCTTCTGGAATCAACACTTGGCAGTTCAACTTCAAATTCAACCTTAC AGAGGACATGTACTCCCAGGATTCCATAGATCTCCTTGCTAACTCAGGACTGCAGTTTCAGAAGCATGAAGAGGAAGGGATTGACACATTGCACTTTGCAGAGCTGCTTATGACATCAGGGGTGGTTCTCTGTGACAATGTCAAATGGCTTTCATTTCACAG TGGCTATGATTTTGGCTACATGGTAAAGTTACTTACGGATTCTCGTTTGCCAGAAGAGGAACATGAATTCTTTCACATTCTGAACCTTTTCTTCCCATCCATTTATGATGTGAAATACCTGatgaaaagttgcaaaaatcTTAAG GGAGGTCTTCAGGAAGTTGCTGATCAGTTGGATTTGCAGAGAATTGGAAGGCAGCACCAGGCAGGCTCAGACTCACTGCTAACGGGAATGGCATTCTTCAGGATGAAAGAG TTGTTTTTTGAGGACAGTATTGATGATGCCAAGTACTGTGGGCGGCTCTATGGCCTAGGCACGGGAGTGGCCCAGAAGCAGAATGAGGATGTGGACTCTGCCCAGGAGAAGATGAGCATCCTGGCGATCATCAACAACATGCAGCAGTGA
- the CNOT8 gene encoding CCR4-NOT transcription complex subunit 8 isoform X2, with product MPAALVENSQVICEVWASNLEEEMRKIREIVLSYSYIAMDTEFPGVVVRPIGEFRSSIDYQYQLLRCNVDLLKIIQLGLTFTNEKGEYPSGINTWQFNFKFNLTEDMYSQDSIDLLANSGLQFQKHEEEGIDTLHFAELLMTSGVVLCDNVKWLSFHSGYDFGYMVKLLTDSRLPEEEHEFFHILNLFFPSIYDVKYLMKSCKNLKGGLQEVADQLDLQRIGRQHQAGSDSLLTGMAFFRMKEV from the exons ATGCCTGCAGCACTTGTGGAGAACAGCCAGGTCATCTGTGAAGTCTGGGCCAGCAATCTAGAAGAAGAGATGAGGAAGATCCGAGAAATCGTGCTCAGTTACAGTTATATTGCCATG gaCACAGAATTTCCAGGTGTTGTGGTGCGACCCATTGGTGAATTTCGTAGTTCCATAGATTACCAGTATCAGCTTTTACGGTGCAATgttgaccttttaaaaattatccagcTGGGCCTTACATTCACGAATGAGAAGGGAGAATATCCTTCTGGAATCAACACTTGGCAGTTCAACTTCAAATTCAACCTTAC AGAGGACATGTACTCCCAGGATTCCATAGATCTCCTTGCTAACTCAGGACTGCAGTTTCAGAAGCATGAAGAGGAAGGGATTGACACATTGCACTTTGCAGAGCTGCTTATGACATCAGGGGTGGTTCTCTGTGACAATGTCAAATGGCTTTCATTTCACAG TGGCTATGATTTTGGCTACATGGTAAAGTTACTTACGGATTCTCGTTTGCCAGAAGAGGAACATGAATTCTTTCACATTCTGAACCTTTTCTTCCCATCCATTTATGATGTGAAATACCTGatgaaaagttgcaaaaatcTTAAG GGAGGTCTTCAGGAAGTTGCTGATCAGTTGGATTTGCAGAGAATTGGAAGGCAGCACCAGGCAGGCTCAGACTCACTGCTAACGGGAATGGCATTCTTCAGGATGAAAGAG